One genomic region from Sulfuriflexus mobilis encodes:
- a CDS encoding LysR family transcriptional regulator, with protein sequence MNVTLRQLRVFEAVGRLKSFTRAAEALHLSQPAVSMQIKQLESNIGVALFEQVGKKIFLTEAGHELYQTSRIIDRQLDETEQIFEDIKGVRRGRLQIAVASTANYFAPRLLAVFSARHEAVTVNLDVTNREGLISHLEANDTDMVIMGLPPENLDLEAKAFLDNPLVVIAPPEHPLAGEKAISIQRLQEETFIMREPGSGTRIAMERFFAKQGAHLTTSMEMSSNEAIKQAVQAGLGLGIVSLHTLELELEMRRLVVLDVESLPILRHWYIVQRKGKRLSPVAAAFKDFVLEEAGKILQFPMA encoded by the coding sequence ATGAATGTGACCCTGCGACAGCTCCGGGTCTTCGAGGCAGTGGGGCGACTCAAGAGTTTTACCCGTGCCGCTGAAGCGCTTCATTTATCCCAGCCAGCAGTCTCTATGCAAATCAAGCAGTTAGAGTCGAATATTGGTGTCGCCTTGTTTGAACAGGTGGGTAAAAAGATCTTCCTGACCGAGGCCGGCCATGAACTCTACCAGACCAGTCGCATTATCGATCGCCAGCTCGATGAAACCGAGCAGATATTCGAAGATATAAAGGGCGTCAGGCGAGGGCGCCTGCAGATTGCCGTAGCGAGTACCGCCAATTATTTTGCCCCGCGCCTGCTGGCCGTCTTCAGTGCCCGCCATGAGGCCGTCACCGTGAACCTGGATGTGACCAACCGCGAGGGCCTCATTTCACACCTGGAGGCCAATGATACAGATATGGTGATCATGGGTCTGCCACCGGAAAACCTGGATCTGGAGGCCAAGGCCTTTTTGGATAACCCGCTGGTGGTGATTGCGCCCCCCGAACACCCACTGGCGGGGGAGAAGGCAATTTCCATCCAACGCCTGCAGGAAGAGACCTTTATTATGCGTGAACCCGGCTCCGGTACTCGAATCGCCATGGAGCGGTTTTTTGCCAAGCAGGGTGCGCACCTGACCACCAGCATGGAAATGAGCTCGAACGAGGCCATCAAGCAGGCCGTGCAGGCGGGCCTCGGCCTGGGGATCGTCTCCCTGCACACGCTGGAGTTGGAACTGGAAATGCGGCGGCTGGTGGTCCTCGATGTCGAATCCCTGCCTATCCTGCGTCACTGGTACATTGTGCAACGTAAGGGTAAGCGTCTGTCTCCGGTGGCGGCTGCCTTCAAAGATTTTGTGCTGGAAGAGGCCGGTAAAATCCTGCAATTCCCCATGGCCTGA
- a CDS encoding TolC family protein: MFTDRSGHLKLHRLISLFIASGLMAYGLSTHADAADILSLAEAEQLALQGDPMLGNIDATAQALDEAAIADGQLPDPKAKFSLFNFPTDTFDRDQEPITQLRFGIQQTIPRGDTLALRSQRTRVQAGGERARIDDETRKLKRDVRANWYETYYWLRAERVVTANKRLFKEMVDITESQYAAGRRNQQDVLRAELELGLLDDRLTDIQQKQEASRADLAKWIGGEAQRALPEAFPQLPEPPSLAAIQALLPQHPALRMQQANIDVNRQGVSIAREAYKPAWTLGVDYGVRDGNNPDGSDRADLVAATVTFDLPIFTNKRQDRRLAAAQRREGAARLQYDDKLRAMQSVLERDFVSWQRLSQRLQRYQKTLVNQATANSEASLLAYQNDATDFPTLMRAKITELNTHLKALRIHVDAAKAQARLLYLAGEE, translated from the coding sequence ATGTTTACCGATCGTTCCGGACATCTGAAGTTACATCGGCTCATCAGCCTGTTTATTGCCAGTGGTCTGATGGCCTATGGTCTGAGCACGCATGCCGACGCCGCTGATATTTTATCGTTGGCCGAGGCCGAGCAGCTCGCCCTACAGGGCGACCCCATGCTCGGAAATATTGATGCCACGGCCCAGGCCCTGGATGAGGCTGCGATTGCCGATGGCCAGTTACCCGACCCGAAGGCGAAGTTCAGCCTGTTTAATTTTCCTACCGATACTTTTGATCGTGATCAGGAACCCATCACGCAGTTACGTTTTGGTATTCAGCAGACCATCCCCCGTGGCGATACGCTGGCGCTACGCAGTCAGCGTACCCGTGTTCAGGCCGGTGGTGAACGCGCCAGGATTGACGATGAAACGCGCAAGCTGAAACGTGATGTGCGGGCAAACTGGTACGAGACCTATTACTGGCTGCGTGCCGAGCGGGTCGTGACGGCCAACAAGCGCCTGTTCAAGGAGATGGTCGATATCACCGAGTCGCAATATGCCGCGGGCCGTCGAAATCAGCAAGATGTGCTGCGTGCGGAACTGGAACTGGGTCTGCTGGATGACCGCCTGACCGATATTCAGCAAAAGCAGGAGGCCTCACGTGCCGACCTGGCCAAGTGGATCGGTGGTGAGGCACAACGTGCCCTGCCGGAGGCATTTCCACAGTTGCCAGAGCCACCAAGCCTGGCGGCAATACAGGCGCTCCTGCCACAACACCCGGCACTGCGTATGCAGCAGGCGAATATCGATGTGAACCGACAGGGTGTCTCGATCGCACGCGAGGCTTATAAACCCGCCTGGACGCTCGGGGTGGATTACGGCGTGCGGGATGGCAATAACCCGGATGGCTCGGATCGTGCCGATCTGGTTGCGGCGACAGTCACGTTTGACCTGCCTATCTTTACCAACAAACGTCAGGACCGGCGCCTGGCTGCGGCACAACGTCGCGAAGGGGCGGCCAGGCTGCAATATGATGACAAGTTGCGTGCCATGCAGAGTGTGCTCGAACGTGATTTTGTCAGCTGGCAGCGTTTGTCACAACGCCTGCAACGTTATCAGAAGACACTGGTCAATCAGGCCACGGCCAACAGCGAGGCCTCCTTGCTGGCTTATCAGAATGACGCCACGGATTTTCCAACCCTGATGCGGGCGAAGATCACCGAATTGAATACCCATCTTAAGGCTCTGCGCATCCATGTCGATGCCGCCAAGGCGCAAGCGCGCCTGCTTTACCTTGCAGGAGAAGAATAG
- a CDS encoding efflux RND transporter periplasmic adaptor subunit, giving the protein MNTFTKYTFLIGAAVLSVSLVACDSSDQKSSAKKEKEILYWVAPMDPNYRRDEPGKSPMGMDLVPFYAENTSTTMKDKQPLYWVAPMDPNFRQDGPGKSPMGMDLVPFYGEDNDDSGAVTISPAIVQNLGVRTARVEVGKLWKRIDTVGYVDFDENMISHVHLRTDGWIDKLVVKSEGERVKKGDLLFELYSPTLVNAQDEYIQALRSNNQRLISASQDRLRALGVGNQQIDKVKKTRKAEQLIKVRASQDAIISKLSAREGMYVKPRMEVMTLADLSSIWIQVEVFERQAEWVQQGKPAEITVPYLPGRTWEGTVEYVYPSLDPRTRTLRARLRFDNPDESLKPNMFTNVTIFGGATQDVTSIPLEALIRTGEGERVIISLGEGRFAPREVVSGIESGDRIEILKGLTGNEEVVTSSQFLLDSEASIKASLNRMSEPKAEMAMEDNKDGKSGKMVSGKGVLRELLPDENKINMSHDPIPALGWPDMTMDFRVAEGVSLEGLKPGQAIEFDLVEKNDVYIIDSIRPAAQ; this is encoded by the coding sequence GTGAACACGTTTACAAAATATACCTTTCTGATCGGTGCTGCAGTCCTGTCAGTCTCCTTGGTGGCCTGTGATAGTAGCGATCAGAAGTCATCTGCGAAGAAGGAAAAGGAGATATTGTACTGGGTTGCACCGATGGACCCGAACTATCGCCGTGATGAACCAGGTAAGTCCCCGATGGGTATGGACCTGGTCCCGTTCTATGCGGAAAACACGTCAACCACGATGAAAGACAAGCAGCCTCTTTACTGGGTTGCGCCGATGGACCCGAATTTTCGTCAGGATGGCCCAGGTAAGTCTCCGATGGGCATGGACCTGGTTCCGTTCTACGGTGAGGACAATGATGATAGCGGTGCGGTGACCATTTCCCCGGCGATTGTGCAAAACCTCGGTGTGCGTACTGCCCGGGTAGAGGTTGGTAAGCTATGGAAGCGCATCGATACGGTAGGTTATGTCGATTTTGATGAAAACATGATCAGCCACGTACACCTGCGTACCGATGGATGGATCGATAAACTGGTGGTGAAGTCGGAAGGCGAGCGCGTTAAAAAAGGCGATCTGTTATTCGAATTGTATTCGCCGACTCTGGTCAATGCCCAGGATGAATATATCCAGGCACTGCGTAGTAATAACCAGCGTCTGATTAGCGCTTCACAGGATCGCCTGCGTGCACTGGGGGTTGGTAACCAGCAGATAGACAAGGTTAAAAAGACCCGCAAGGCCGAACAGCTGATTAAGGTGCGCGCCAGCCAGGACGCCATTATCTCCAAGCTTAGTGCACGTGAAGGCATGTATGTGAAACCTCGCATGGAGGTCATGACACTGGCCGACCTGTCCAGTATCTGGATCCAGGTCGAGGTCTTTGAACGTCAGGCGGAGTGGGTGCAGCAGGGTAAACCGGCCGAGATCACAGTGCCATACCTGCCGGGTCGTACATGGGAAGGCACGGTAGAGTATGTCTACCCAAGCTTGGACCCACGTACACGCACGCTGCGCGCGCGTCTGCGTTTTGATAACCCGGATGAATCCCTGAAGCCGAACATGTTCACGAATGTCACTATCTTCGGTGGCGCTACGCAGGATGTGACCAGCATTCCGCTTGAGGCACTGATTCGAACTGGTGAGGGTGAGCGAGTGATCATTAGTCTGGGTGAGGGCCGCTTCGCGCCACGCGAGGTCGTTAGCGGTATCGAGTCGGGTGACCGTATCGAGATCCTGAAGGGACTGACAGGCAATGAAGAGGTCGTGACCTCTTCGCAGTTCCTGCTCGATTCCGAGGCCAGCATCAAGGCCAGTCTGAATCGCATGAGTGAGCCGAAGGCTGAGATGGCAATGGAGGATAATAAAGACGGCAAGTCAGGCAAGATGGTGAGCGGCAAGGGCGTATTAAGAGAACTGTTGCCGGATGAGAACAAGATCAATATGTCGCATGACCCGATCCCTGCATTGGGCTGGCCGGACATGACCATGGACTTCCGTGTTGCTGAGGGTGTGAGCCTTGAAGGCCTCAAGCCGGGGCAGGCCATTGAATTTGATCTGGTGGAAAAGAATGATGTTTACATTATCGATTCTATTCGCCCTGCGGCACAGTAA
- a CDS encoding efflux RND transporter permease subunit: MIEKIIKWSIANRFLVLLLTAMLIGWGVFAVKNTPLDAIPDLSDVQVIIKTSYPGQAPQVVEDQVTYPMTTAMLSVPGAVTVRGYSFFGDSYVYIIFKDGTDPYWARSRVLEYLSQVESRLPRQARPALGPDATGVGWIYEYALVDRTGKNDLAQLRSLQDWFLKYELQTVAGVSEVATVGGMVRQYQVVLNPNRLRAYNIPLARIKSAIQRANQEVGGSVIEMAEAEYMVRATGYITGVEDLKGVPLGMNEQGTPILLKDVADIRVGPQMRRGIAELNGEGEVVGGVIIMRFGENALTTIQGVKEKLKQLQSGLPEGVEIVTTYDRSSLIERAVENLSHKLIEEFIVVALVCALFLFHFRSALVVIISLPVGILVAFIIMQSQGINANIMSLGGIAIAIGAMVDAAIVMIENVHKHLEKEELTDENRWRIMGEAASEVGPPLFFSLLIITLSFLPVFTLEAQEGRMFAPLAYTKTFAMAAAAALSITLVPVLMGLLIRGHITPEHKNPVNRGLIAIYKPVINLVLRRPKPVLLAGLLVTVVGVWPVTQLGGEFMPTLDEGDLLYMPSAFPGISIGKAGEILQQTDKMIRTVPEVESVFGKVGRADTATDPAPLTMIETTVRLKPRDEWREGMTLEGLKRELNSIVKVPSMANTWDPPIKIRTDMLSTGIKTPIGIKVAGPDLNVIQDIGKQIEQVMNQVPGTSSVYAERVAGGRYVTVDIDRVASARLGLNVMDIQDVISTAVGGLNVTQSVEGLERYPVNMRYPQGVRNSLEKIRNLPLITPMGAHIPLSQVATIEIESGPAMIKSENARLNGWIYVSIEGRDIASYVADAKRAVAEGVTLPAGYSIGWSGQYEYLERAWKKLAIVGPLTLAIIMLLLYLNFRNFVEVIIIMGTLPVALVGGGWLLYLLGYNLSVAVGVGFIALSGVAVEIGVLMLVYLNIAYKQKHNRALDEGRAITLAELREAVIEGALLRVRPIMMTVAAIIVGLLPIMLGSGTGSEVMSRIAAPMVGGMVTATLLTLVVIPAVFLVWKSRSLKEEAA, encoded by the coding sequence ATGATAGAAAAAATCATTAAATGGTCCATCGCCAATCGCTTTCTGGTCCTGCTATTGACCGCAATGTTAATTGGCTGGGGCGTATTTGCTGTTAAGAACACCCCGCTGGATGCGATCCCGGACCTTTCCGATGTGCAGGTAATTATCAAGACCAGCTATCCTGGTCAGGCTCCGCAGGTCGTTGAAGATCAGGTGACCTATCCGATGACCACGGCGATGTTATCGGTGCCGGGTGCGGTAACGGTGCGCGGTTATTCCTTCTTTGGAGATTCCTATGTCTACATTATCTTCAAAGATGGCACCGATCCCTACTGGGCACGTTCGCGTGTGCTCGAATACCTGAGCCAGGTTGAGTCGCGTCTTCCCCGGCAGGCGCGTCCGGCACTGGGGCCAGATGCCACGGGTGTGGGCTGGATCTATGAATACGCACTGGTCGATCGCACTGGCAAGAATGACCTCGCCCAGTTGCGCAGCCTGCAGGACTGGTTCCTGAAATATGAACTGCAAACTGTAGCAGGTGTTTCCGAAGTCGCTACGGTGGGCGGTATGGTGCGCCAGTACCAGGTCGTGCTGAACCCGAACCGGTTGCGGGCCTATAATATTCCGTTGGCCAGGATAAAAAGTGCGATCCAGCGCGCCAATCAGGAGGTCGGTGGTTCGGTGATCGAGATGGCCGAGGCCGAGTACATGGTTCGTGCCACGGGTTATATCACGGGTGTCGAGGACCTTAAGGGTGTGCCGCTGGGCATGAACGAGCAGGGTACACCTATCCTGCTGAAGGATGTTGCCGACATCCGTGTGGGTCCGCAGATGCGTCGCGGTATTGCCGAACTCAATGGCGAAGGTGAGGTCGTCGGTGGCGTGATCATTATGCGCTTTGGCGAGAATGCACTGACCACAATCCAGGGTGTGAAGGAAAAGCTCAAACAGTTGCAGAGTGGTCTGCCGGAAGGCGTCGAGATTGTCACGACCTATGATCGTTCCTCTCTGATCGAGCGTGCGGTAGAAAACCTGAGCCATAAACTCATTGAGGAATTTATTGTAGTGGCGCTGGTTTGCGCGCTGTTCCTGTTTCACTTCCGCTCGGCACTGGTAGTCATCATCAGTCTACCTGTAGGGATTTTGGTAGCGTTTATTATCATGCAGTCACAGGGTATCAACGCTAACATCATGTCACTCGGCGGTATCGCGATTGCGATCGGGGCGATGGTCGATGCGGCGATTGTCATGATCGAGAACGTGCACAAGCACCTCGAGAAGGAAGAACTCACGGATGAGAACCGCTGGCGGATCATGGGCGAGGCGGCCTCAGAAGTCGGGCCACCGTTGTTCTTCTCGTTGTTGATCATCACCCTGAGTTTCCTGCCGGTGTTTACACTTGAGGCGCAGGAAGGGCGTATGTTCGCGCCATTGGCCTATACCAAGACCTTTGCTATGGCCGCAGCGGCAGCTCTGTCGATTACGCTGGTGCCGGTACTCATGGGCCTGTTGATCCGTGGTCATATCACACCGGAACATAAGAACCCCGTGAATCGCGGGCTCATCGCAATATATAAACCCGTGATCAATCTGGTCTTGCGTCGACCCAAGCCGGTTCTGTTGGCGGGTTTGCTGGTCACCGTAGTTGGTGTCTGGCCGGTGACGCAATTGGGTGGCGAGTTTATGCCAACGCTGGATGAAGGTGACCTGTTGTATATGCCTTCGGCCTTCCCCGGGATATCGATCGGCAAGGCAGGAGAAATCCTGCAACAGACCGATAAGATGATTCGTACCGTGCCCGAGGTGGAGTCGGTATTCGGCAAAGTCGGGCGTGCAGATACGGCGACGGACCCGGCACCTCTGACCATGATTGAAACGACGGTTCGTTTGAAGCCGCGTGACGAATGGCGGGAAGGTATGACACTGGAAGGTCTGAAACGTGAGTTGAACAGCATCGTCAAGGTGCCGAGCATGGCAAATACCTGGGACCCGCCGATCAAGATTCGTACCGATATGTTATCGACGGGTATCAAGACCCCGATTGGTATCAAGGTGGCCGGTCCTGATCTGAATGTGATTCAGGATATCGGCAAGCAGATCGAGCAGGTCATGAACCAGGTACCGGGTACCTCCTCGGTTTATGCGGAGCGTGTCGCCGGTGGTCGTTATGTCACGGTTGATATTGACCGCGTTGCCAGTGCCCGTCTGGGCCTGAATGTCATGGATATCCAGGATGTTATCAGCACCGCAGTTGGTGGGCTGAATGTTACGCAGTCTGTTGAAGGCCTGGAACGCTATCCGGTAAATATGCGTTATCCACAAGGGGTGCGTAACTCGCTGGAAAAGATCCGTAACCTGCCACTGATTACCCCGATGGGGGCACATATACCCCTGTCGCAAGTCGCAACTATTGAGATCGAAAGCGGCCCGGCCATGATCAAGAGTGAAAATGCGCGTCTGAATGGCTGGATCTATGTCTCGATTGAAGGCCGTGACATCGCCTCCTACGTGGCCGATGCCAAGCGCGCCGTGGCGGAAGGGGTAACCTTGCCCGCCGGTTACTCGATAGGCTGGTCAGGCCAATATGAGTACCTGGAGAGGGCCTGGAAAAAACTTGCCATTGTTGGCCCACTGACCCTGGCGATCATCATGTTGCTGTTGTATCTGAATTTCAGAAACTTCGTCGAGGTGATCATCATCATGGGCACCCTGCCGGTAGCCCTTGTCGGTGGTGGCTGGTTGTTATACCTGCTGGGCTACAACCTGTCGGTGGCCGTGGGTGTCGGTTTTATTGCCCTGTCCGGCGTGGCGGTAGAAATTGGCGTGCTGATGCTGGTCTATCTCAACATCGCCTACAAGCAGAAACATAACAGGGCCCTTGATGAAGGGCGTGCCATAACATTGGCTGAACTTCGTGAGGCGGTGATTGAGGGTGCCTTGTTGCGTGTGCGCCCGATCATGATGACTGTGGCCGCGATCATCGTCGGCCTGCTACCGATCATGTTGGGTAGTGGTACCGGCTCCGAGGTCATGAGCCGCATTGCCGCTCCGATGGTCGGCGGCATGGTAACGGCGACCTTGCTGACCCTGGTTGTCATTCCGGCCGTGTTCCTGGTCTGGAAGAGTCGTAGTCTTAAGGAGGAAGCAGCATGA
- a CDS encoding c-type cytochrome, translating to MIRVNIVIAASVLLVACDKPVSEAVKPAQQVAAQEEMATPETLIPKRGHDIAQITRGAEVYRQNCAVCHGPNGEGAPNWRQRDANGQFPPPPLNGDGHTWHHPLSALRYTIRNGTRAIGGTMPAWKDKLSDADIDAVIAWFQSKWPERAYIAWYDIDQRARTRKQ from the coding sequence ATGATACGTGTCAATATCGTCATAGCGGCAAGTGTGTTGTTGGTGGCCTGCGACAAGCCAGTCAGCGAGGCAGTCAAACCGGCCCAACAGGTTGCTGCGCAGGAAGAAATGGCAACACCTGAAACACTGATACCAAAGCGTGGCCACGACATCGCACAGATCACGCGCGGTGCCGAGGTCTACAGGCAAAACTGTGCGGTCTGCCATGGGCCAAACGGTGAAGGGGCGCCAAACTGGCGACAGCGCGATGCCAATGGCCAGTTCCCGCCACCACCCCTGAATGGCGATGGTCATACCTGGCACCATCCGCTGAGTGCCCTGCGCTATACAATTCGCAACGGCACCAGGGCAATAGGTGGGACGATGCCCGCCTGGAAGGACAAGCTCAGTGATGCCGATATCGATGCCGTGATCGCCTGGTTCCAGTCGAAATGGCCGGAGCGGGCCTATATCGCGTGGTACGACATCGATCAACGGGCACGCACACGCAAACAATAA
- a CDS encoding DUF302 domain-containing protein, which produces MYGFSVTVKDKFDDAITRVTEELQKEGFGVLTEIDVKATLKKKLDIDKLPYTILGACNPVLANQAINAEPDIGLLLPCNVLVREEENGAVTVAFMDPAAVLQLVNRPEVEGMAAQVKEKLERVRDALK; this is translated from the coding sequence ATGTACGGTTTTTCAGTCACAGTTAAAGACAAGTTTGATGATGCAATTACACGCGTAACCGAAGAGTTACAGAAAGAGGGTTTCGGTGTGTTAACCGAGATCGATGTCAAGGCCACCCTGAAAAAGAAACTGGATATCGACAAACTCCCTTACACCATCCTCGGTGCCTGCAACCCGGTTCTGGCCAATCAGGCCATTAATGCCGAACCGGATATCGGCCTGCTGCTGCCCTGTAACGTGCTTGTGCGTGAAGAGGAAAACGGTGCCGTAACCGTGGCCTTTATGGACCCGGCTGCCGTATTGCAACTGGTCAACCGTCCCGAAGTTGAAGGCATGGCCGCACAGGTGAAAGAAAAACTCGAGCGGGTACGTGACGCACTGAAATAG
- a CDS encoding porin — protein MAIGIAAFPLTASADEVSQLKKEMEILKKQVSELRELLITQQKTMASKAEVESVKEEVKEVAKASNEWKIADSAVHLAGYGAIGYTDSERSDGTFNQVTFNPIFHYQYKDLFLLEAELEVAVGEDGETEVGLEYATIDWIINDYAVLVGGKFLSPLGQFRQNLHPTWINKFASAPIGFGHDQAAPLAEVGVQLRGGFPIYNQARGNYGVYVGNGPLIEIDAVEGELEAIEAVGLASNADGEFAWGGRFGILPMAGLEFGISGAWGDVGPEGEEGLLRDYKAYGADFAYQYAAFDLRGEYIQQRVGSKATSVAPDAATWKTWYVQAAYKILPTKWELVARYGDYDSPHDSADQEQWGIGANYLFASNAIAKIGFESNDGKNGETTDDDRFLLQLTYGF, from the coding sequence ATGGCTATAGGTATAGCCGCGTTCCCTTTAACGGCATCTGCCGATGAAGTGTCACAACTGAAAAAAGAAATGGAGATTTTAAAGAAGCAGGTCAGTGAGTTAAGGGAACTGCTCATCACGCAGCAAAAGACTATGGCGAGTAAGGCTGAGGTGGAATCAGTGAAAGAAGAAGTCAAAGAAGTCGCCAAGGCAAGTAATGAATGGAAGATCGCCGATTCCGCTGTGCACCTCGCGGGTTACGGCGCCATTGGTTACACCGATTCTGAACGCAGTGATGGTACATTCAACCAGGTTACTTTCAATCCAATCTTTCATTACCAATACAAAGATCTATTCCTACTGGAGGCAGAGCTGGAAGTGGCAGTCGGAGAAGATGGTGAGACGGAAGTGGGACTCGAATACGCAACGATTGATTGGATAATCAATGATTATGCCGTGCTGGTAGGTGGCAAGTTCCTTAGTCCACTGGGCCAGTTTCGCCAAAACCTGCACCCGACCTGGATAAATAAATTTGCCTCGGCACCTATTGGTTTTGGGCATGATCAGGCGGCCCCCCTGGCTGAGGTTGGTGTTCAGTTGCGGGGTGGTTTCCCGATTTATAACCAGGCACGAGGTAACTATGGTGTTTATGTCGGTAATGGTCCGTTAATCGAGATAGATGCAGTGGAAGGTGAACTCGAGGCCATTGAGGCGGTAGGACTGGCGAGCAATGCAGATGGCGAGTTCGCCTGGGGTGGTCGGTTTGGCATCCTACCGATGGCAGGATTGGAGTTCGGTATCTCCGGTGCCTGGGGCGATGTCGGGCCTGAGGGCGAAGAGGGCTTGTTACGCGACTACAAGGCTTATGGCGCAGACTTTGCCTATCAGTATGCGGCGTTTGACTTGCGTGGTGAATATATTCAGCAGCGTGTCGGTTCGAAGGCGACCAGTGTTGCTCCGGATGCTGCTACCTGGAAGACCTGGTATGTGCAGGCGGCCTACAAGATACTCCCGACAAAATGGGAATTGGTTGCACGCTATGGTGATTATGACAGCCCGCATGATTCGGCTGATCAGGAGCAATGGGGTATAGGTGCTAATTACTTGTTTGCCAGTAATGCGATCGCCAAGATCGGTTTCGAATCAAATGATGGCAAAAATGGTGAGACAACCGATGATGATCGGTTCCTGTTGCAACTCACGTATGGATTCTAA
- a CDS encoding c-type cytochrome: MRCKKFPLWLFLMVMSPVLPAQQAMTGKALYEQSCLVCHGDDGSGVMPGVVELPGTGGPLSKSDQQLAKAIREGIQREGAVMAMPPLGGNAQLTDQDIQEIILYMRKTF; this comes from the coding sequence ATGCGTTGTAAAAAATTTCCCCTCTGGCTGTTTCTGATGGTGATGTCACCGGTCTTGCCTGCACAGCAGGCAATGACCGGCAAGGCATTGTATGAGCAATCCTGTCTGGTCTGTCATGGTGATGATGGCAGCGGTGTTATGCCGGGTGTGGTCGAACTACCGGGCACCGGTGGTCCGTTGTCAAAAAGTGACCAGCAGCTGGCCAAGGCCATCCGTGAAGGTATACAGCGCGAGGGGGCTGTTATGGCGATGCCACCCCTGGGTGGCAATGCACAACTTACGGACCAGGATATACAGGAGATTATTCTGTATATGCGCAAGACATTCTGA